In Rhodothermales bacterium, the DNA window TCTGCGGGTTCGAGTCGCGACCGTTTTTGGAAGAGCCTACGCCTTTCTTATGTGCCATGAGTCGGGGGGTCTGGAGACGCAGCGGGCTGCGTCTGTAACGGGATCGGGTTCGTTCGGGCCGAGCAGCGGCCGGGGCTTACGCCTCGGAGCTACCGTTCTTTCCGTTGAGGTTCAGCGCGTCGATCGAGATCTGCGTGTAGGGCTGGCGGTGGCCGTTCTTGACGCGGTAGCCCTTGCGGCGCTTCTTCTTGAAGACGATCACCTTGTCGCCCTTCATGTGGCCGAGCACCTTCGCCGTGACGGACGCGCCGCCGACAGTCGGAGCGCCGACCTGGATCTCGTCGCCGGAGACGAGGAGGACGCGGTCAAACGTGAGCGTGTCGCCCACTTCTGCCTTCTGGCGGGGGATGTAGAGCTTGGCGTCCTGCTGGACTTTGAACTGCTTGCCGGAGATATCGACGATGGCGTACATAAACGTGTGCGGGCTTGGTGAACCCTCTGCGCGGCGGGCGCGGCCCGTTCGGGGGCGGCTGGCCTGCAGAGGAGCGCGGTGGGCAAAGACTTGCTAAGCTACGATCCGAAACGAGCCGGCGCTAGCGCTGGGACCCTGCTCGGCCCCCGGCGCGGGGGAATTCAAACAGGCTTGACGTGGCGGGGGCGCGCGTAAAAGTCGGCGCTGCCGTACCCTTCGGCACCGTTCCTGTTCCGCTCCTCCCCGCGCCGATGCTCCTCACCCTGCCTCCCACCGGCCCTACGCTCACCCCCGGCAAGCTCCTCTGCATCGGCCGCAACTACGCCGAGCACGTCCGCGAGATGGGCGACGTGAAGGACCTGCCCACGGAGCCCGTCGTCTTCCTCAAGCCGTCGACGGCGCTCGTCGCCTCGGGCGGGGAGATCGTGATCCCGCCGCAGTCGGAGGACGTGCATCACGAGGTCGAGATCGTGGCGGTAATCGGGCGCGGCGGGAAGGACATCGACGAGGCGAAGGCGCTGGAGCACGTCGGTGCGTACGCCGTCGGCCTCGACATGACGGCGCGGGACATTCAGCGCAAGGCGAAGGAGGCCCGCGCGCCGTGGTCGGTGGCGAAGGGGTTCGACACGTTCGCCCCGCTCGGGCCGCTCACACGAGCGGAGGACGTACCGGACCCGCAGACGCTCAGCCTCCAACTGACGGTCAACGGCGAAGTCCGGCAGGCGGGGCACGCCCGCGACATGATCTTCCCCCTCCCGTTCGTGATCGCCTACCTCTCGCGCATCTTCACGCTCGAGCCCGGCGACCTCATCTTCACGGGCACGCCCGAGGGCGTCGGCCCCGTCCACCCCGGCGACGAACTCGTGGCGACGGCAGAGACGGACGATGGCGTCGCCCTCGAGCCCCTCCGCGTGACGGTACGCTAGCCGATGGTTGCAGGCTACACCAGGCGGCTCTTCTTCCGCAGCGCCGTCGTCACGGCGGGGCTGCCCCTCCTCGCCCTCCCGTTCTGGATCGCCGACGCGCGCGTCGGGGAGTGGGCAGGGTCGCTCGGGCTTTACGAAGTCCTCGTCGCGCCCCTCCTGCTCGTGCTCGTGGCGTTCACGTTTTACCGCAAGACGCGGTGGCTGCGGGTTCGGTGGTACATGCTCGCGATGGGCGGGGCGTCGGCGCTCGGCATCGGGCTGTGGTACCTCGGGCTCGGGATCCACGGCGGCACGCTCTTCCGACCGGACGCGCTGACGCTGGAGCTGATGGGGATCGCGTTCGCCGCCCACATGCTGGCGGCTTACGGCGCGGTGATGGTCATCGCCGGGATGCGACGGATTCGGGAGCGTGAGGCGTAATACGTGATGCGTGAGTCCGAGCCCAACGGCAGCACTCGATCTCACGCATCACGCATCACTCGTCATGCATCACGGAGGGCGTTACGCCGTGCCCTCTCGGGGCGGCCTCCGGTGTAACCGCCCCGCGCTGCCCGCGTAGCAGCGTCCCCTCCAGCCTCCGCCCGCCATGCCCGTTTCTCGGCTCGTCCCGCTGCTCCTCCTCGCCCTGCTCACCGTCGCCTCGGCGCAGGCGCAGCACGTCCTCACCGGCCGCATCACGGACGCGCAGACCGGCGACCCGCTGCCCGCCGCGACAGTGCAGGTCGAGGGCACGTACACGGGGACGATCACGAACGGAGCCGGGGCCTACGAGCTCCGCGTCGGCGCAGTCCCCGC includes these proteins:
- the rplU gene encoding 50S ribosomal protein L21; translation: MYAIVDISGKQFKVQQDAKLYIPRQKAEVGDTLTFDRVLLVSGDEIQVGAPTVGGASVTAKVLGHMKGDKVIVFKKKRRKGYRVKNGHRQPYTQISIDALNLNGKNGSSEA
- a CDS encoding fumarylacetoacetate hydrolase family protein produces the protein MLLTLPPTGPTLTPGKLLCIGRNYAEHVREMGDVKDLPTEPVVFLKPSTALVASGGEIVIPPQSEDVHHEVEIVAVIGRGGKDIDEAKALEHVGAYAVGLDMTARDIQRKAKEARAPWSVAKGFDTFAPLGPLTRAEDVPDPQTLSLQLTVNGEVRQAGHARDMIFPLPFVIAYLSRIFTLEPGDLIFTGTPEGVGPVHPGDELVATAETDDGVALEPLRVTVR